DNA from Nitrospiria bacterium:
GTCGGGCCCAGGTCTTTATGATCTTCTTGTCATTGGCCTCATTGAGGACCGCGATTTTTTCCATCAATTTCGCATCTACAAAAGGGCCTTTTTTAACCGACCGGGGCACGGACTCTCTCCTTTAATTTCGTCGTTTGATGATAAATTGATTTGTGTTTTTCCTTTTACGAGTCTTGTATCCTTTCGTGGGCAATCCCCATGGTGATACGGGATGGGGATTTCCCTGTCCGGATTTACCTTCTCCCCCGCCGTGCGGGTGATCCACCGGATTCATGGCCAGTCCTCGAACGATCGGCCGACGGCCCATCCACCGTTTCCGCCCCGCCTTTCCGATCGAGATGTTTTCATGGTCAAGATTTCCGACCTGGCCCACCGTTGCAAGACAACGGCCATGGATCCGCCGCAATTCGCCGGACCCCAACCGCACCTGGACATAGTCCGTCTCCCGCCCCATGATCTGCGCAAACGCGCCGGCGCTGCGGGCCAGCTGCGCGCCCTTGCCGGGCTTCAACTCGAGGTTGTGGACTTGCGTACCGACCGGAATCACCGCTAACGGGAGCGCATTTCCGGGTTTT
Protein-coding regions in this window:
- the rplB gene encoding 50S ribosomal protein L2 is translated as MPIKQYKPTSPGRRAMTGFTFEEITKTEPEKRLVTFRVPSGGRNNRGKMTVRHRGGGHKRAYRIIDFKRDKFNIPAKVIAIEYDPNRSSRIALLQYADGEKRYIIAPVGIGVGDRVLSSNDAEIKPGNALPLAVIPVGTQVHNLELKPGKGAQLARSAGAFAQIMGRETDYVQVRLGSGELRRIHGRCLATVGQVGNLDHENISIGKAGRKRWMGRRPIVRGLAMNPVDHPHGGGEGKSGQGNPHPVSPWGLPTKGYKTRKRKNTNQFIIKRRN